One window of Lytechinus variegatus isolate NC3 chromosome 2, Lvar_3.0, whole genome shotgun sequence genomic DNA carries:
- the LOC121406930 gene encoding choline dehydrogenase, mitochondrial-like, which translates to MNMTFARVKQGITKLRKLHFLPASSNTHRYKSLSAKTGVSHDEEYTHIIVGAGSAGCVLANRLSAQPNNKVLLLEAGPRDNSPTIQMPSGCIIDVGRKTHNWYYHTVPQKNMNNRKMYWPRGKVLGGSSSINGMVYMRGHADDYDRWEKEGAIGWSYADCLPYFKRAQCHEKGENEYRGGDGPLYVSSGKSKNLLLETFVKAGIECGYPYTHDMNGYQQEGFGFLDTTIHKGRRWNTSNAYLKSEDVRKRINLKIQPQALCEKVIFEGTKAVGIEFTCNGKKKVARASHEVILSGGAVNSPQLLMLSGVGDADELEALGIPVVVHLPGVGQNLQDHLQLYISYVCTKPVSLYMPKWKMPLAMISAGLQWLMFKTGDATTIHLEAGAFIRSHPGVNHPDVQMHFVPAIMYDHAQTPGTCHAFQVHVNTLRETSRGFVKLNSPDPKEHPLIDPNYIDTEIDRRDLRESIKITRKIIAQTAFDEFRGEELRPGSSTQSDAELDAFIQAKAETIYHPCCTCKMGSEDDPMAVVDSSTRVFGVENLRVVDASIMPSIVSGNTNAPTIMIAEKAADIILGDKALEPINVPVWRPASEETQMDVKP; encoded by the coding sequence GCATCACTAAGTTGAGGAAGTTACATTTCCTCCCTGCTTCATCAAATACTCACCGGTATAAATCTTTGAGCGCTAAGACCGGGGTATCGCATGACGAGGAGTACACACATATCATTGTTGGAGCAGGGTCTGCAGGATGTGTTCTGGCCAACCGTCTCTCTGCCCAACCTAACAACAAAGTTCTACTTCTTGAAGCTGGACCAAGGGATAACTCGCCGACGATTCAGATGCCATCAGGCTGCATAATCGATGTCGGTCGCAAAACCCACAACTGGTATTATCACACAGTACCTCAAAAGAATATGAACAACAGGAAAATGTATTGGCCAAGGGGTAAGGTTCTTGGTGGCTCCTCCTCTATCAATGGGATGGTCTATATGAGAGGCCATGCTGATGACTACGATAGGTGGGAGAAAGAGGGCGCTATAGGGTGGTCTTACGCAGATTGTCTGCCATACTTCAAACGTGCCCAGTGTCATGAGAAAGGCGAGAACGAGTACAGAGGAGGGGATGGTCCGCTTTACGTGTCCAGTGGTAAATCCAAAAACCTTCTCCTAGAAACCTTCGTTAAGGCGGGTATAGAATGCGGATATCCGTACACACACGACATGAATGGTTATCAGCAAGAGGGATTCGGATTCCTGGACACGACCATACACAAGGGAAGACGGTGGAATACATCAAATGCATACCTTAAATCAGAGGATGTCCGAAAGAGAATTAATCTGAAGATCCAACCGCAGGCATTATGCGAGAAAGTTATTTTTGAAGGGACAAAAGCGGTAGGAATAGAGTTCACCTGTAATGGCAAAAAGAAAGTAGCAAGAGCATCACATGAAGTGATTCTGTCCGGTGGAGCAGTGAATTCGCCACAGTTGCTAATGTTGTCTGGAGTGGGGGACGCAGATGAACTTGAAGCGCTCGGTATCCCGGTAGTTGTACATCTTCCTGGAGTAGGACAGAATCTCCAAGACCATCTCCAGCTTTACATATCTTATGTCTGTACGAAGCCCGTTTCTCTCTACATGCCCAAATGGAAAATGCCTCTAGCGATGATTTCAGCTGGTCTCCAATGGCTCATGTTCAAGACGGGGGATGCTACCACAATTCATTTAGAAGCAGGCGCGTTCATAAGAAGCCACCCTGGGGTAAACCATCCTGATGTCCAGATGCACTTTGTGCCGGCGATAATGTATGATCATGCTCAAACACCTGGGACCTGTCATGCATTCCAAGTTCACGTCAATACTTTGAGGGAAACCAGTCGAGGCTTCGTCAAGCTTAATTCCCCTGACCCAAAAGAACATCCCCTTATTGATCCCAACTACATAGACACTGAAATCGACCGGAGGGACCTGCGGGAAAGTATTAAGATCACTCGAAAAATCATTGCGCAGACTGCCTTTGATGAATTCCGTGGGGAAGAATTACGACCAGGTTCGTCTACCCAGAGTGATGCTGAACTCGATGCTTTTATCCAAGCCAAAGCAGAGACTATCTACCATCCGTGTTGCACCTGCAAGATGGGCTCTGAAGACGACCCAATGGCTGTCGTTGACAGCTCTACCAGAGTGTTTGGTGTGGAAAATCTAAGAGTAGTTGACGCGTCTATCATGCCAAGTATAGTCAGTGGAAATACCAACGCTCCCACTATCATGATTGCAGAGAAGGCAGCCGATATCATCCTAGGTGATAAAGCTCTTGAGCCAATCAATGTTCCTGTCTGGAGACCCGCATCCGAAGAAACACAGATGGATGTCAAACCTTAG